The nucleotide sequence AACCGCCGTTTTTCTCGACACACCGGGCCATGAAGCCTTCACTGCCATGCGCGCACGGGGCGCCCAGGTCACGGACTTGATAATCCTTGTCGTTGCATCCAACGAGGGCGTTATGCCCCAGACCCGGGAGGCCGTGGCACATGCTAAGGCCGCTGGTGTGCCGATCATGGTGGCGATGAATAAGATGGATCTGCCCGACGCAAATCCAGACCGCGTGAAGCAACAACTCTCCGAGCTGGAACTCATTCCCGACGATTGGGGTGGCGACACCGTGTATAGCCCGGTGTCAGCAAAGGAAGGTGATGGAGTTGATGACTTGCTCGACATTGCAATCCTCCAATCAGAAATGTTGGAACTCAAGGCTAATCCCTCGCGTAGCGCCAGGGGAATTGTAATTGAGGCAAAACTTGATAAGGGGCGCGGCCCGGTGGCAACGGTTCTCGTGCAACGCGGTACACTATCGGTCGGAGATAATTTTGTCGCGGGCAGTTGGAACGGGAAAGTCCGTGCCCTGCTTGATGATCAGGGCAGAAAAATTAAGACGGCGGGCCCCTCGACGCCTGTCGAAATTTTAGGAATTAGTGGTGTCCCCCAGGCGGGTGACGAGTTTTCCGGCGTTGCCGACGAGCGTACGGCGAGAGAAATAGGTTCTCGCCGCCAGCAGCACGAACGCCTAGTCGCAATGCTTCCGATGGCTCGAGTTAGCCTGGACACATTCTTGGAAGGCGTGAAGAAGGGCATTGTCAAAGAGTTGAACATCATTCTCAAGGCCGATGTTCAAGGAAGTCTTGAGGCCCTCAAGGAAAGCCTCTCAAAGCTGGGTAACGATGAGGTGGCGGTGAAGATCCTTCATGCCTCGGCGGGTGGCATCACTGAGACGGACGTCATGCTGGCGGCCGCCTCAGCAGCGATTATTGTCGGCTTCAACGTACGCCCGACACCGGGGGCCGATGAAACGGCCAAGCGCGAGAAGGTGGACATTCGTCTCTATTCGGTAATTTATCATGCCATCGAGGAAGTAAAGGCAGCCCTTGAGGGAATTCTCGATCCGCACATCAGAGAGATTGTTCGCGGGCATGCCGAGGTTCGCGATACGTTCCATATTCCGAATGTGGGGCTCATTTCCGGTTGTTATGTTACGGATGGCACGATCCAGCGCGGCTCTGAGGTGCGTCTCATCCGGGACAGCGTCGTTGTATACACGGGACGTCTTTCCTCGTTGCGCCGCTTTAAAGAGGATGTTTCCGAGGTGCAGCAGAGTTATGAGTGCGGCATCGGTATCGAGAAATTTCAGGACGTTAAGGAAGGCGACATCATCGAGCCCTTCGTCACCGAGGAGGTAGCCCGGACCCTCTAATCTCAAGCCAGGGTTCGAGCGCCGGGTTGGAGATAAAAAGATGACAGCCGTGGGTCTTTTGTCCGTGGACCTACACATTCCAGAAAGTCGTTCCCTAAAAGCCAAGCGCAAGGTTGTTCAATCGATCATTGCCAAGTTGCGGCAGCGCTTCAATGTCGCCGTGGCCGAGGTTGAATTTCAGGACAAATGGCAACGTTGCAAGCTCGGGGTGAGCGCCGTTTCGAATAGTGGTAGTCACGTTGATGAGCAGCTTCGCTCTGCGCTCGACTCGATTGAGGATATGGTCATGGGACGAGCGGTCATTCTCGACTACGATATCGAGATTCTTTAAAACCCAAGGCCGGGAGCAAAGGGATATGCCTTCTAATCATAACTTTCCGCGGTCAGCTCGAGTGGCTGAGTTGATTCATGCCGAACTCGGGGGGCTGCTATTGAATGGTGTGAAGGATCCTCGAGTGCGGAATGTGGGTATCACTCGGGTCGAGGTTTCTC is from Nitrospinaceae bacterium and encodes:
- a CDS encoding DUF503 domain-containing protein: MTAVGLLSVDLHIPESRSLKAKRKVVQSIIAKLRQRFNVAVAEVEFQDKWQRCKLGVSAVSNSGSHVDEQLRSALDSIEDMVMGRAVILDYDIEIL
- the infB gene encoding translation initiation factor IF-2; this encodes MAKVRIYELAKKLGYVNKVFVEELAKEGIEVKSHMSTVDEETADLVMTLFSQQTPAKATPEKKEAAPKAEKEAAPKAEKEPKKTQEKSPAKKKSEPASAKEPPAPQKPKVEEPAAPVKEVPLAPVAEEPERDDRRSRRQKKISLPDALTVKELADKLSIKATEVIKELMKLGQMTTINQMIDNDTAEIVCTEFGFEVEVAKEKYEDVVLAEEIEEEEDNPEDMVFRAPVITVMGHVDHGKTRLLDAIRNANVMDGEAGGITQHIGAYRVTTEKGTAVFLDTPGHEAFTAMRARGAQVTDLIILVVASNEGVMPQTREAVAHAKAAGVPIMVAMNKMDLPDANPDRVKQQLSELELIPDDWGGDTVYSPVSAKEGDGVDDLLDIAILQSEMLELKANPSRSARGIVIEAKLDKGRGPVATVLVQRGTLSVGDNFVAGSWNGKVRALLDDQGRKIKTAGPSTPVEILGISGVPQAGDEFSGVADERTAREIGSRRQQHERLVAMLPMARVSLDTFLEGVKKGIVKELNIILKADVQGSLEALKESLSKLGNDEVAVKILHASAGGITETDVMLAAASAAIIVGFNVRPTPGADETAKREKVDIRLYSVIYHAIEEVKAALEGILDPHIREIVRGHAEVRDTFHIPNVGLISGCYVTDGTIQRGSEVRLIRDSVVVYTGRLSSLRRFKEDVSEVQQSYECGIGIEKFQDVKEGDIIEPFVTEEVARTL